From one Lolium rigidum isolate FL_2022 chromosome 4, APGP_CSIRO_Lrig_0.1, whole genome shotgun sequence genomic stretch:
- the LOC124646809 gene encoding protein Rf1, mitochondrial-like, with amino-acid sequence MPPRYSTTTPVSRIRRRLSSTTTTTSPARPSRSWSPHAAFAAATERARAGTLSPEDAHHLFDDLLRQAAPVSERSLNGFLAALARAPDSAACRDGPALAITLFNRARREEAGPRVAPPSDYTYCILMNCCCRTSHPELGLAFFGLLLRTGLRKNVIVANTLLKCLCYAKRTDEALNLLLHRMSEIGCVPNAFSYSIVLKILCDKRRSQQALDLLQKVRKEGGACSLSVVAYNTVIHGFLKEGEIGKACDLFHEMAQQGILSDVVTYSSIIDALCKARVMDKAELFLRQMVDNGVQPDEVTYTSMIHGYSSLGQWKEASKLLRKMTSQGLIPNIVTWSSFMASLCKHGRTKEAAGVFDSMTAKGHKPNIVTYGALLHGYASQGCFADMINLFDSMSSNGIVADSHVFNILIDAYAKHGMMDEAMLILTQMWEQGVSPDVITYSTLIASLCRMGRLADAMDKFSQMIYIGVEPNAVVYHSLIQGCCTHGNLGKAKELVYEMMNRGIPRPNIVFFNSIINILCKEGRVLDAHDIFNLVIEIGETPDIITFTSLIDGYCLVGKMEKASRVLDSMVSVGIQPDVITYTTLIDGYLKRGRIVDGLSLFREMSHKKVKPTTVAYNIILDGLFRAGQTVAAKKMFKEMIESETTVSISTYRIILGGLCRNNCADEAIILFHKLCANNVKFDIAILNTMINAMYMVRKIEEAKDLFAAIPASGLVPNASTYGVMINNLLKEGSLEEADSMFSSMEKSGCAPSSRLVNDIIRTLLEKGEIVKAGNYMSEVDGKSISLEASTTSLLLSLFSRKGKYREQINLLPAKYQFFDGVI; translated from the coding sequence ATGCCTCCCCgctactccaccaccacgcccgtgtcccgcatccgccgccgcctttcctccaccaccaccaccacctcccccgCACGGCCCTCACGCTCCTGGTCTCCCCACGCCGCCTTTGCCGCGGCCACGGAGCGCGCCCGCGCCGGCACGCTCAGCCCGGAGGACGCGCACCACCTGTTCGACGATTTGCTACGGCAGGCCGCCCCGGTCTCTGAGCGCTCCCTGAAcggcttcctcgccgccctcgcccgtgCGCCGGACTCCGCAGCCTGCAGAGATGGGCCTGCCCTCGCCATCACCCTCTTTAACCGTGCGCGCCGAGAAGAAGCTGGCCCGCGGGTGGCGCCTCCCTCAGACTACACCTACTGCATCCTCATGAACTGCTGTTGCCGCACAAGTCACCCAGAACTAGGGCTTGCCTTCTTCGGCCTCCTCCTCAGGACGGGCCTCAGGAAAAATGTGATCGTCGCCAACACCCTCCTCAAGTGCCTCTGCTATGCAAAACGGACAGATGAGGCTCTGAACCTGCTGCTTCATAGGATGTCCGAGATCGGCTGTGTGCCTAATGccttctcatactccattgtcctGAAGATCTTATGTGACAAGAGGAGGAGCCAACAAGCGCTCGACTTGCTTCAAAAAGTGAGGAAAGAAGGAGGCGCCTGCTCCCTCAGTGTGGTCGCATATAACACCGTCATACACGGCTTCCTTAAGGAAGGGGAAATTGGCAAGGCATGCGATCTATTCCATGAAATGGCGCAGCAAGGGATCTTGTCAGATGTGGTGACATATAGCTCGATTATTGATGCCTTGTGCAAGGCCAGAGTAATGGACAAGGCAGAGTTGTTCCTTCGGCAAATGGTTGACAACGGTGTTCAACCGGATGAAGTGACATATACTAGCATGATACATGGATATTCCAGTTTGGGCCAGTGGAAAGAGGCAAGTAAACTGTTAAGAAAAATGACAAGCCAGGGTCTCATACCAAATATTGTTACTTGGAGCTCGTTCATGGCCTCCCTTTGCAAGCATGGAAGAACCAAAGAAGCTGCAGGTGTTTTTGATTCCATGACCGCCAAGGGCCACAAACCTAACATCGTCACGTATGGTGCTCTGCTCCATGGTTATGCGTCTCAAGGATGCTTTGCTGATATGATTAATCTCTTTGATTCAATGTCAAGCAATGGTATTGTAGCCGACTCTCATGTTTTCAATATCCTAATTGATGCATATGCTAAACATGGAATGATGGATGAAGCTATGCTCATACTTACGCAAATGTGGGAACAAGGAGTGAGTCCAGATGTAATCACCTATTCAACTCTAATAGCTTCACTTTGTAGAATGGGCAGGCTGGCTGATGCTATGGACAAATTCAGTCAGATGATTTACATCGGGGTAGAACCAAACGCAGTTGTTTATCACTCCCTAATTCAGGGTTGTTGTACACATGGTAATTTAGGGAAAGCTAAGGAGTTGGTTTATGAAATGATGAACAGAGGTATTCCTCGACCCAACATTGTGTTCTTCAATTCAATAATTAACATTCTATGCAAAGAAGGAAGGGTTTTGGATGCACACGATATCTTCAACTTGGTTATAGAGATAGGTGAGACGCCTGATATCATTACATTTACTTCACTGATTGACGGATATTGCTTAGTCGGCAAGATGGAGAAAGCATCTCGAGTGCTTGATTCCATGGTATCAGTTGGCATTCAGCCTGATGTTATTACGTATACTACACTTATTGATGGCTATCTTAAAAGAGGAAGGATTGTTGATGGGTTGAGTCTGTTTAGAGAAATGTCGCATAAGAAAGTTAAACCTACTACTGTTGCATATAACATCATACTGGATGGATTATTCCGTGCTGGGCAAACTGTCGCTGCAAAGAAAATGTTCAAGGAGATGATTGAAAGTGAAACAACAGTGAGCATTTCCACATACAGAATAATCCTTGGGGGACTTTGCAGAAATAATTGTGCTGATGAAGCCATCATCCTCTTCCATAAATTATGTGCAAATAATGTGAAGTTTGATATTGCAATACTCAATACCATGATTAATGCAATGTACATGGTTCGGAAAATAGAAGAAGCTAAAGATTTGTTTGCTGCAATACCAGCCAGTGGGTTGGTGCCTAATGCTTCTACTTATGGAGTTATGATAAATAATCTTCTAAAAGAAGGATCACTGGAAGAAGCTGACAGTATGTTCTCATCAATGGAGAAGAGTGGTTGTGCTCCTAGCTCTCGTCTTGTAAATGATATCATCAGAACATTATTGGAAAAGGGGGAAATAGTCAAGGCTGGAAATTATATGTCTGAAGTTGATGGGAAGAGCATCTCACTTGAAGCTTCAACTACTTCATTGCTACTGTCTCTCTTTTCACGGAAAGGGAAATACCGAGAACAAATAAATTTGCTCCCAGCAAAGTACCAATTTTTTGATGGAGTCATTTGA